In Alkalihalobacillus sp. FSL W8-0930, a single window of DNA contains:
- the recJ gene encoding single-stranded-DNA-specific exonuclease RecJ: protein MLKPRARWQVQTQDQAEIDALCESCQLPPLVAKLLLNRGIKEQKDVQRFLDKDGLSFYDPYLMDGMKETVDRIHQAIKEQEHIVVFGDYDADGVSSTAVLMHALKELGAIVEYYVPNRFTEGYGPNEPAIRLAKAEGCSLMITVDTGISAVHEASVAKEIGLDFIITDHHEPPPVLPDALYILNPKKPNCTYPFKSLAGVGVAFKLAHALLDRIPVDLLDIAVIGTIADLVPLVDENRLIARMGLSALQQTERAGLIAIKKVCGLGADVMEADHVGFAIGPRMNAAGRLDSADPAVDLLLTEDAGTASALAESIDLLNKERQAIVNEMTKDAIDMVEESYPIADNNVLIIGKEGWNAGVIGIVASRLVERYYRPVIVMSFDTEQGKAKGSARSIEGFNMFMELSKNRDILPHFGGHPMAAGLTMELALVDELRSRLHKQADESLTEEDYQPIAKVDVLARVDEATLSVVKQVEKLAPFGVGNPKPKIMFENVQLGQIRRIGSDSSHLKLSITDHGASLDGIGFRMGHLHEEITRSAAIKALGTLSVNEWNGTVKPQLMIEDLAVAEWQLFDWRSLKPPRISEKVSELSAEQTVCIAFRGELTQSLVPDTNVYHFEDIKWDTDFLTDKYLVLLDVPREENQLLKLFQLAGHPSRVYSIFYQEEDTFFSSSPTRNDFKWFYAFILQRKQVAYKKQQKQIEHHKGWSQGTVQFMAEVFEELGFIECSDGIAIPVVQPSKKDLTESLLYRSKLKQADLENEFVYSSYDQLRNWFESAFLHAVDANQNVKEQV from the coding sequence ATGTTAAAGCCACGCGCAAGATGGCAGGTTCAAACTCAGGACCAAGCTGAAATTGACGCTCTGTGCGAGAGTTGTCAGCTACCGCCATTAGTAGCAAAGCTTCTGTTAAACCGTGGAATCAAAGAGCAAAAGGATGTACAACGGTTTTTAGATAAAGATGGGTTATCTTTTTATGACCCTTATTTAATGGACGGAATGAAAGAAACCGTCGATCGAATTCATCAAGCGATTAAGGAACAAGAACATATAGTAGTCTTTGGAGACTATGATGCAGACGGGGTAAGCAGCACGGCTGTGTTGATGCATGCGCTCAAAGAGCTAGGAGCGATCGTAGAATATTATGTGCCGAACCGGTTTACAGAGGGCTACGGTCCAAATGAGCCGGCAATACGCCTGGCAAAAGCAGAAGGCTGTTCACTTATGATTACAGTGGATACAGGGATTTCAGCTGTGCATGAAGCGAGTGTCGCCAAGGAAATAGGTCTTGATTTTATTATTACAGATCACCATGAGCCGCCACCAGTCTTGCCTGATGCGCTCTATATTCTTAATCCTAAGAAGCCGAACTGCACGTACCCTTTTAAGTCGCTAGCAGGAGTAGGAGTTGCCTTTAAACTGGCACATGCACTTTTGGACCGTATCCCTGTCGATTTGCTAGATATCGCTGTAATTGGTACAATAGCAGACTTGGTGCCTTTAGTGGATGAAAATCGATTAATCGCACGAATGGGGCTTTCTGCCTTACAACAAACGGAGAGAGCTGGGTTAATAGCCATTAAAAAGGTCTGTGGTCTTGGGGCTGACGTGATGGAAGCCGATCATGTTGGGTTTGCAATTGGACCAAGAATGAATGCTGCAGGCAGATTAGATTCAGCAGATCCGGCTGTTGATTTATTACTTACAGAGGACGCGGGAACGGCATCAGCTTTAGCCGAATCCATTGATCTTCTGAATAAAGAAAGGCAAGCCATTGTAAACGAGATGACCAAAGATGCAATAGACATGGTCGAAGAATCGTACCCGATTGCTGATAATAACGTTCTAATTATCGGTAAAGAGGGATGGAATGCCGGGGTCATCGGAATTGTAGCTTCAAGGCTTGTTGAACGCTATTATCGTCCGGTCATTGTCATGAGCTTTGATACAGAGCAAGGGAAAGCAAAGGGCTCAGCAAGAAGTATTGAAGGGTTCAACATGTTTATGGAGCTTTCAAAGAATCGGGACATTTTGCCACACTTTGGTGGGCATCCAATGGCAGCCGGTTTAACAATGGAGCTAGCGCTTGTAGATGAACTCAGATCACGTCTTCATAAACAAGCGGACGAGTCGTTAACGGAAGAAGATTATCAACCAATTGCAAAGGTTGATGTATTAGCCAGAGTCGACGAAGCAACATTATCTGTTGTGAAACAGGTAGAAAAATTAGCGCCGTTTGGTGTGGGGAATCCCAAACCTAAAATCATGTTTGAAAATGTCCAATTAGGACAAATTAGGCGTATCGGAAGTGATTCCTCTCATTTAAAATTAAGCATAACCGATCACGGCGCATCACTTGATGGGATCGGCTTTCGTATGGGTCACTTACATGAAGAAATTACTCGTTCTGCAGCGATAAAAGCGCTCGGTACCTTATCCGTTAATGAATGGAATGGGACTGTAAAGCCTCAGTTAATGATTGAGGACTTGGCAGTTGCCGAGTGGCAGTTGTTTGATTGGAGAAGCTTAAAACCGCCTCGTATTTCTGAGAAAGTGAGTGAGCTTTCAGCAGAGCAAACAGTATGCATTGCATTTCGTGGTGAACTAACTCAATCTTTAGTGCCTGATACTAACGTATATCACTTTGAGGATATCAAATGGGATACGGATTTCCTAACCGATAAGTACCTTGTATTACTTGATGTCCCAAGAGAAGAGAATCAATTACTGAAGCTGTTTCAATTGGCTGGACATCCGAGTCGCGTTTACTCTATTTTCTATCAAGAAGAAGACACATTTTTCTCATCGAGTCCAACTCGTAATGACTTTAAGTGGTTCTATGCATTTATTTTACAGCGTAAGCAAGTAGCCTATAAGAAACAGCAGAAACAAATTGAGCATCACAAAGGCTGGTCACAAGGGACAGTACAATTCATGGCTGAAGTATTTGAAGAGCTTGGATTTATTGAGTGTTCAGATGGTATAGCTATTCCGGTTGTACAGCCATCAAAAAAAGATTTAACTGAGTCCTTACTCTATCGTAGTAAGCTAAAGCAAGCAGACTTAGAAAATGAGTTTGTCTACTCATCGTATGATCAATTAAGAAATTGGTTTGAATCCGCATTTCTACATGCAGTCGATGCCAATCAAAATGTGAAGGAGCAAGTATAA
- a CDS encoding adenine phosphoribosyltransferase: MDFKQYVTIVEDYPKEGIRFKDITTLMQDGPAYKAAIKALGDYAADLDADLIVGPEARGFVVGCPLAVEMEKGFIPVRKAGKLPREVLSVDYGLEYGKDSLTIHKDSITKGQKVLITDDLLATGGTIEATIKMVEELGGIVVGIAFLIELSYLNGRDRLKDYNTFSLMTY; encoded by the coding sequence ATGGATTTTAAACAATATGTTACGATTGTAGAGGATTACCCTAAAGAAGGAATTCGTTTTAAAGATATTACAACATTAATGCAGGATGGTCCTGCATATAAAGCGGCAATTAAGGCACTTGGAGACTATGCAGCAGATCTTGATGCTGATTTGATTGTTGGACCAGAAGCCAGAGGGTTTGTTGTTGGCTGTCCACTTGCTGTTGAAATGGAAAAAGGATTCATTCCTGTAAGAAAAGCTGGTAAGCTGCCACGTGAAGTCCTCTCTGTAGATTATGGATTGGAATACGGGAAGGATAGCTTAACGATTCATAAGGATTCCATTACAAAAGGACAAAAGGTTTTAATTACAGATGATTTACTTGCTACTGGTGGAACCATTGAAGCAACCATTAAAATGGTTGAAGAACTAGGTGGGATTGTCGTAGGAATTGCTTTCTTAATTGAACTATCATACCTCAACGGAAGAGATCGTTTAAAGGATTATAATACATTTAGCTTAATGACATATTAA
- a CDS encoding bifunctional (p)ppGpp synthetase/guanosine-3',5'-bis(diphosphate) 3'-pyrophosphohydrolase codes for MTIEQVIEKASEYLGDEDIAFLKKAYEYAEKHHGGQYRKSGEPYILHPIQVAGIIVGLQLDPNTVAAAFLHDVVEDTDVTIEDITAEFNEEVAMLVDGVTKLKKFKYKSKEEQQAENHRKMLVAMAKDIRVILIKLADRLHNMRTLKFMPPAKQRVTSNETLEIFAPLAHRLGISAIKWELEDIALRYLDPQQYYRIVNLMKKKRAERESYLEEVIERINEQLVDMDVTCELSGRPKHIYSIYRKMVLQNKQFNEIYDLLAVRIIVKNIKDCYAVLGVIHTCWRPMPGRFKDYIAMPKANMYQSLHTTVVGPYGDPLEVQIRTEEMHRVAEFGVAAHWAYKEGKVHSNQPNSFEDKLTWFRDVIESQVDTNDAQEFMESMKMDLFSDMVFVFTPKGDVVELPRGSVPLDFAYRIHSEIGNRCIGAKVNSKMVPLDHQLKTGDIVEVMTSKHSYGPSQDWLKITQSSHAKNKIKQWFKKEKREENVQKGREMLEKEVKLLEFDPKEVLTAENIAEAATKFSFAGEEDMFAATGYGGISAKQIVNKLTEKARKKKDQEQEDQTLDNALSDMKTFTPKKKTNSGVRVKGVENLLIRISRCCTPVPGDAIVGFITKGRGVSIHRADCPNILSEDESRFLDVEWEGTEQENKAYPVDIEITGFDRNGLLNEVLHTMTESRTSINAVTGRSDPKNKMATIHMSISIQNLGHLQKVVEKIKQLKDIYSVRRMMH; via the coding sequence ATGACCATAGAACAGGTGATTGAAAAGGCAAGTGAATATTTAGGTGACGAAGATATAGCCTTTTTGAAAAAGGCTTATGAATATGCTGAAAAGCACCATGGCGGGCAGTACAGAAAGTCTGGAGAGCCTTATATTCTTCATCCGATCCAAGTAGCTGGAATTATAGTCGGTTTGCAACTGGATCCGAATACCGTTGCAGCGGCTTTTTTACATGATGTTGTTGAAGATACAGACGTAACCATTGAAGACATTACTGCCGAGTTCAACGAAGAAGTGGCGATGCTTGTAGATGGTGTGACAAAACTAAAGAAATTTAAGTATAAGTCTAAGGAAGAACAGCAAGCGGAGAACCATCGAAAAATGCTTGTTGCTATGGCTAAAGATATTCGAGTGATTTTGATTAAACTAGCAGATCGCTTGCACAATATGCGTACACTGAAATTTATGCCTCCAGCTAAACAGAGGGTCACCTCAAATGAAACGCTGGAGATTTTTGCCCCCCTCGCTCATCGATTAGGAATTTCAGCGATTAAGTGGGAGCTTGAAGATATTGCCCTGCGTTATTTGGATCCACAACAATACTATCGAATTGTTAATTTGATGAAAAAGAAACGCGCAGAACGCGAGAGCTATCTTGAGGAAGTTATTGAACGAATCAACGAACAGCTTGTTGATATGGATGTAACGTGTGAGCTATCCGGACGTCCAAAGCATATCTATAGCATCTATCGAAAAATGGTTCTACAGAATAAACAATTTAATGAAATATACGATCTATTAGCCGTTCGTATTATCGTTAAGAATATTAAGGATTGTTATGCCGTTTTAGGGGTCATTCATACCTGTTGGCGGCCAATGCCTGGACGATTTAAGGATTATATTGCGATGCCTAAGGCAAACATGTATCAATCCCTACACACAACTGTTGTTGGTCCATACGGCGATCCACTAGAGGTGCAGATTCGTACAGAGGAAATGCACCGCGTAGCAGAGTTCGGGGTAGCCGCACATTGGGCTTATAAAGAAGGTAAAGTTCATTCCAACCAGCCGAATTCATTTGAGGACAAGCTTACTTGGTTCCGTGATGTCATTGAGTCTCAGGTCGATACAAACGACGCTCAAGAATTTATGGAATCCATGAAGATGGACCTCTTCTCTGATATGGTCTTTGTGTTTACTCCAAAAGGCGATGTCGTAGAATTACCTAGAGGATCAGTGCCACTTGATTTTGCCTATCGTATCCACAGTGAAATTGGTAATCGATGTATTGGAGCTAAAGTGAATAGTAAGATGGTGCCACTTGATCATCAGTTGAAAACCGGTGATATCGTTGAGGTCATGACTTCTAAGCACTCATATGGCCCAAGCCAGGATTGGTTAAAAATTACTCAATCTTCTCATGCGAAAAATAAAATCAAACAATGGTTTAAGAAAGAAAAACGAGAAGAGAACGTCCAAAAAGGTCGAGAAATGCTTGAAAAAGAAGTAAAGCTTCTTGAATTTGATCCTAAAGAAGTACTGACTGCTGAGAACATAGCAGAAGCTGCAACGAAGTTCAGTTTTGCTGGCGAAGAAGATATGTTTGCGGCAACGGGCTACGGCGGAATTAGTGCCAAACAAATTGTCAATAAACTAACTGAAAAAGCGCGTAAGAAGAAGGACCAAGAGCAAGAAGATCAGACTCTAGATAACGCGTTATCTGATATGAAGACTTTTACACCAAAGAAAAAGACGAACTCTGGCGTTCGCGTAAAAGGTGTAGAGAACTTGTTAATTCGTATTTCACGTTGCTGTACGCCTGTTCCAGGTGACGCCATTGTTGGGTTTATCACTAAGGGTAGAGGCGTTTCTATTCACCGAGCGGACTGTCCTAACATTCTCTCAGAAGATGAAAGTCGTTTCCTTGATGTGGAATGGGAAGGAACAGAACAAGAAAACAAAGCGTATCCAGTTGATATTGAGATCACCGGTTTTGATCGTAACGGTCTCTTAAATGAAGTCCTGCACACGATGACAGAATCACGGACATCGATTAATGCTGTAACAGGTCGTTCTGATCCAAAGAATAAAATGGCGACCATTCATATGAGTATCTCTATTCAAAATCTCGGTCATCTGCAAAAAGTTGTAGAGAAAATTAAGCAGTTAAAAGACATCTATTCTGTAAGACGTATGATGCATTAA
- the dtd gene encoding D-aminoacyl-tRNA deacylase, which yields MRVILQRSKEASVTIDNEKVGRISHGLVLLVGVTHEDSLKEVDYLVDKIINLRIFEDDQGKMNRSLLDTEGAILSVSQFTLYGDTRKGRRPSFTEAAKPDVASDLYDSFNERLKTKGVHVETGRFGADMDVQLINDGPVTLILEK from the coding sequence ATGAGAGTCATTTTACAACGGTCAAAAGAAGCAAGTGTAACGATTGATAATGAAAAAGTGGGTCGTATTTCACACGGTCTAGTTCTCTTAGTTGGAGTAACACATGAGGATTCCTTAAAAGAAGTAGACTACTTGGTTGATAAAATTATAAACCTTCGTATTTTTGAAGATGATCAAGGGAAGATGAATCGCTCTCTATTAGACACAGAAGGCGCCATTCTGTCAGTTTCCCAATTTACATTGTATGGTGATACGCGTAAAGGCCGCCGTCCAAGCTTTACAGAAGCTGCAAAGCCTGATGTAGCCAGTGACCTTTACGATTCATTTAATGAACGTCTTAAAACAAAAGGTGTTCATGTGGAGACAGGCCGCTTTGGGGCAGATATGGATGTTCAATTGATTAACGATGGTCCAGTCACGTTAATCTTAGAGAAATAA
- a CDS encoding LacI family DNA-binding transcriptional regulator, whose protein sequence is MSTIKDVAKLSGISRSTVSRVINNHPYVNEEKRIRVKAAMKELGYVPNSSAQRLRGSKTKTIAVLISRIVNPFFSGLVDAMDSVATEAGFQLILCNTRGSKEREMTYLNLLRTKQVDGVIFASIENNWDDIKPYLAYGPIVLCNEYTDQTDIPSFRINHFQASYEATLHFIKQGKKRIGLCRGDETLGSNLGTDREKGFIKALQDHHLTFNEQWLFRNATNFNDGRHVFQKVERMSERPDAIFTGSDEVATGIISESRGSSIHVPNDLSVIGFDDQQIADVITPGLTTIRQPIQKMGEQTMQHMIHILTNQLSLVGHTELLKTELIVRGT, encoded by the coding sequence TTGTCAACAATTAAAGATGTGGCCAAGTTGTCGGGAATATCAAGATCAACGGTATCTCGTGTCATTAATAACCACCCATATGTGAATGAGGAAAAGCGAATTCGTGTAAAAGCTGCGATGAAAGAACTTGGATATGTTCCAAATTCTTCTGCGCAACGGCTAAGAGGCAGTAAAACAAAGACAATCGCTGTTTTGATTTCCCGAATTGTCAATCCGTTTTTTAGTGGGTTGGTGGATGCGATGGATTCAGTGGCTACAGAAGCTGGATTCCAGTTAATCTTATGTAATACTAGAGGTAGTAAAGAAAGAGAAATGACGTACCTAAATTTATTAAGAACAAAGCAGGTTGATGGTGTCATTTTTGCTTCAATTGAAAATAATTGGGATGATATTAAGCCTTATTTGGCATATGGCCCAATTGTTTTGTGTAATGAATATACCGATCAGACTGACATCCCTTCCTTCCGCATTAATCATTTTCAAGCAAGTTATGAAGCGACCCTTCACTTTATTAAGCAAGGTAAAAAAAGGATTGGCTTGTGTCGAGGGGATGAAACGCTTGGTTCTAATCTAGGAACCGACCGCGAAAAAGGATTTATCAAGGCGCTACAAGATCACCACCTTACGTTTAATGAACAATGGTTATTTCGAAATGCTACGAATTTTAATGATGGACGACATGTGTTTCAAAAGGTGGAACGAATGTCCGAGCGACCTGACGCTATCTTTACAGGAAGCGATGAAGTAGCCACAGGTATTATTTCTGAGTCAAGAGGCTCAAGCATTCATGTGCCGAATGATTTATCCGTTATTGGATTCGATGATCAGCAAATTGCGGATGTGATTACACCAGGATTAACAACGATTCGTCAGCCCATTCAAAAAATGGGAGAACAGACAATGCAGCACATGATTCACATTCTCACAAACCAATTATCACTTGTAGGACATACGGAACTGCTAAAAACAGAATTGATTGTGCGAGGCACATGA
- a CDS encoding ThuA domain-containing protein yields the protein MMRVTVWNENRHEQTNEKVQEVYPKGIHSAIAEFLMKAGIDTTTATLDEPEHGLTEEVLQQTDVLVWWGHVAHDEVSDDVVARIQQRVLGGMGLIVLHSGHFSKIFKSLMGTTCDLKWREANEKERLWIVQPNHPIADGIGEYIELEKEEMYGEHFDIPTPDELVFVSWFQGGEVFRSGCTFHRGMGKIFYFRPGHETYPTYYNNDIQQVIINAVKWAAPSNRSKPVYGNAQPLEEVPGE from the coding sequence ATAATGAGAGTCACAGTATGGAATGAAAATCGTCACGAACAAACAAATGAGAAGGTACAAGAAGTCTATCCAAAAGGCATTCACTCAGCTATTGCAGAGTTTCTGATGAAGGCTGGAATAGATACAACCACAGCTACACTAGATGAACCAGAGCATGGTCTGACTGAAGAGGTTTTACAACAGACAGATGTATTGGTCTGGTGGGGACACGTTGCGCATGATGAGGTGTCTGATGACGTTGTTGCGCGCATTCAACAAAGGGTTTTAGGTGGTATGGGATTAATTGTTCTTCATTCAGGACACTTCTCCAAAATCTTTAAATCATTGATGGGAACGACTTGTGATTTAAAATGGAGGGAAGCAAATGAGAAAGAGAGATTATGGATCGTACAACCTAATCATCCAATTGCAGACGGTATAGGTGAATATATTGAGCTTGAAAAAGAAGAGATGTACGGAGAGCATTTTGATATTCCGACACCGGATGAGCTTGTGTTTGTAAGTTGGTTTCAAGGTGGAGAGGTCTTTAGAAGCGGTTGTACATTCCACCGTGGTATGGGGAAAATATTCTATTTCCGACCTGGACATGAAACCTATCCAACCTATTACAACAATGACATTCAACAGGTCATCATAAACGCTGTGAAGTGGGCTGCTCCATCTAATCGTTCGAAGCCTGTATATGGAAATGCTCAGCCGCTTGAAGAGGTACCTGGAGAATAA
- the hisS gene encoding histidine--tRNA ligase, protein MNIQIPRGTQDILPGESEIWQFIEAKAQEVCRRYNFREIRTPIFEHTEVFTRTVGDTTDIVQKEMYTFKDRGDRDLTLRPEGTASVARSYVQHKLFGQAAQPTKLFYHGPMFRYERPQSGRMRQFVQFGVEAMGSADPAIDAEVLALVMDIYKEVGITNTKLVLNSLGDKESREAHRQALINHFKPSIHEFCSDCQMRLEKNPLRILDCKKDREHPLMSTAPSILDYLNEYSRAYFEQVKAHLDRIGLPYVIDPTLVRGLDYYYHTAFEVMAEGEGFGAITTLCGGGRYDGLVQELGGPSTPGIGFAFSIERLIMALKAENLVSVEEPSIDCYLVALGEEAKSASVELLYKLRQAGIVADKDYLDKKMKGQFKAADRLNAKFTAVLGENELNENRIEVKNMETGEQVSQPLAEFVDYIKKELKGGQAG, encoded by the coding sequence ATGAACATACAAATTCCACGCGGAACCCAGGATATTTTGCCTGGAGAAAGTGAGATTTGGCAATTCATTGAAGCGAAAGCGCAGGAAGTGTGCCGTCGCTATAATTTTAGAGAGATCAGAACGCCAATCTTTGAACACACAGAAGTATTTACTCGAACCGTAGGAGATACAACAGATATCGTTCAAAAAGAAATGTACACGTTTAAGGATCGTGGCGACCGTGATTTAACACTCCGACCAGAAGGAACAGCATCTGTTGCTAGATCATACGTACAGCACAAGCTTTTTGGACAAGCTGCACAACCAACTAAATTGTTCTATCACGGACCGATGTTCAGATACGAGCGCCCGCAATCAGGGAGAATGCGTCAGTTTGTTCAATTTGGTGTAGAAGCAATGGGCAGTGCAGACCCAGCAATTGATGCTGAGGTGCTGGCACTTGTTATGGATATTTATAAAGAGGTTGGAATTACAAATACAAAGCTTGTATTAAATAGTTTAGGTGATAAAGAAAGTCGAGAGGCGCACCGCCAAGCGTTAATCAATCACTTTAAGCCAAGTATTCACGAGTTTTGTTCTGATTGCCAGATGCGATTAGAGAAGAATCCTTTGCGTATTCTTGATTGTAAAAAAGATCGCGAGCACCCTCTAATGAGTACGGCTCCTTCAATATTAGATTACTTAAACGAATATTCACGTGCGTATTTCGAACAAGTGAAGGCTCACCTTGATCGAATTGGACTTCCTTATGTCATCGATCCAACACTTGTACGTGGGCTCGATTACTACTATCATACAGCTTTTGAGGTTATGGCTGAGGGGGAAGGCTTTGGAGCAATCACAACGCTATGTGGTGGTGGTCGCTATGATGGCCTGGTTCAAGAATTAGGCGGACCAAGCACACCTGGAATTGGCTTTGCTTTTAGTATTGAACGTTTAATTATGGCACTTAAAGCGGAGAACCTAGTTAGCGTAGAAGAGCCTTCCATCGATTGTTATCTTGTTGCGTTAGGTGAGGAAGCAAAGTCTGCATCAGTTGAGCTTCTATACAAACTAAGACAAGCTGGCATTGTAGCTGATAAAGATTACCTTGATAAGAAAATGAAAGGCCAGTTTAAAGCGGCTGATCGTTTAAATGCTAAGTTTACTGCCGTGTTAGGTGAAAACGAATTAAATGAAAATCGAATTGAAGTGAAAAACATGGAGACTGGTGAACAAGTATCACAGCCATTAGCTGAATTCGTTGATTATATAAAGAAAGAACTTAAAGGAGGACAAGCAGGATGA